Proteins encoded by one window of uncultured Draconibacterium sp.:
- the rplM gene encoding 50S ribosomal protein L13: MDTLSYKTVSANKATVNKEWVVVDAENMVLGRLASKVAKMLRGKYKPNFTPHVDCGDNVIVINAEKVVLTGKKMSDKVYVRHSGYPGGQRTQTPQDILAKYPERLVEKAVKGMLPKNKLGSDLFRNLHVVIGAEHKYEAQKPKVVDLNTIK, translated from the coding sequence GTGGACACACTTAGTTATAAAACTGTTTCGGCTAACAAAGCTACCGTTAATAAAGAATGGGTAGTTGTTGATGCTGAAAATATGGTATTGGGACGTTTGGCAAGTAAAGTTGCCAAAATGTTGAGAGGTAAATACAAGCCAAATTTCACACCTCACGTTGATTGTGGCGATAACGTAATTGTTATTAACGCTGAAAAAGTTGTTTTAACCGGTAAAAAAATGTCGGACAAAGTTTATGTTCGTCACAGTGGTTACCCAGGTGGACAACGTACTCAGACTCCACAAGATATTTTAGCTAAATATCCTGAGCGTTTGGTAGAGAAAGCTGTAAAAGGTATGCTTCCTAAAAACAAATTAGGTAGCGACTTATTCAGAAATTTGCATGTAGTAATTGGTGCCGAGCACAAATATGAGGCTCAAAAACCAAAAGTTGTTGATTTAAATACGATTAAATAA
- the rpsI gene encoding 30S ribosomal protein S9, with amino-acid sequence MEVVNTIGRRKSAVARIYVSEGKGNITINKRELKDYFPAETLQYIAMQPLNLLEVAEKYDVKANLDGGGPKGQAEAFRLALTRALMEIDPESRPQLKAAGFVTRDPREVERKKPGQPKARKRFQFSKR; translated from the coding sequence ATGGAAGTAGTAAACACAATCGGACGTAGAAAATCAGCTGTTGCTCGTATTTACGTAAGCGAAGGTAAAGGAAATATTACCATCAATAAAAGGGAATTGAAAGATTACTTCCCTGCAGAAACATTGCAATACATTGCTATGCAGCCACTAAATCTTTTAGAAGTTGCAGAGAAATATGATGTAAAAGCAAACCTTGATGGCGGTGGCCCTAAAGGACAGGCAGAAGCCTTTCGTTTGGCACTTACCCGTGCATTAATGGAAATCGATCCTGAGTCGAGACCACAGCTAAAAGCTGCAGGATTTGTTACCAGAGATCCACGCGAAGTGGAACGTAAAAAGCCGGGACAACCAAAAGCAAGAAAACGTTTCCAATTCTCAAAACGTTAA
- the rpsB gene encoding 30S ribosomal protein S2, producing MPKTNFQELLEAGAHFGHLKRKWNPNMEPYIFMEKNGIHIIDLQKTVVKIDEAAAAIKQIAKSGRKVLFVATKKQAKELVAEQVKEVGMPYVTERWPGGMLTNFPTIRKAVKKMISIDKMMKDTSWDNLSKREKLQITRQRAKLEKVLGSISDLTRLPAALFVVDVLKEKIAVREAKKLGIPVFAIVDTNSNPEDIDFVIPANDDASQSIRIIVGEMCDAVKAGLSERKIEKDKEDATAEAPKKKEAKAEETSEK from the coding sequence ATGCCAAAAACAAATTTTCAAGAATTATTGGAAGCAGGTGCACATTTTGGTCACCTGAAAAGAAAGTGGAATCCAAACATGGAGCCTTATATCTTCATGGAGAAAAACGGTATCCACATTATCGATCTGCAAAAAACAGTTGTAAAAATTGATGAAGCTGCTGCAGCCATCAAACAAATTGCAAAATCAGGTCGTAAAGTGTTATTCGTTGCCACTAAAAAGCAAGCTAAAGAACTGGTTGCCGAGCAAGTTAAAGAGGTAGGAATGCCTTACGTAACTGAGCGCTGGCCAGGAGGTATGCTTACCAACTTCCCAACAATCCGTAAAGCGGTTAAGAAAATGATCTCCATCGATAAAATGATGAAGGACACAAGTTGGGATAACCTTTCAAAACGCGAAAAACTTCAAATTACACGTCAGCGTGCTAAACTGGAAAAAGTTTTGGGTTCAATCTCAGACCTTACCCGTTTGCCGGCTGCATTGTTTGTTGTTGACGTATTGAAAGAAAAAATTGCTGTTCGTGAAGCAAAAAAATTGGGTATCCCGGTATTTGCAATTGTTGATACCAACTCAAATCCTGAGGATATCGACTTTGTTATTCCAGCAAACGACGACGCATCACAATCAATCCGCATTATTGTTGGTGAAATGTGTGATGCAGTTAAAGCCGGTTTAAGCGAACGCAAAATCGAGAAAGATAAAGAAGATGCAACTGCTGAGGCTCCTAAAAAGAAAGAAGCAAAAGCAGAAGAAACTTCTGAAAAGTAA
- the tsf gene encoding translation elongation factor Ts has protein sequence MSFTTADVVKLRKVSGAGMMDCKNALKDAEGDFDKALEIIREKGKLIANKRADRDAAEGVAIAKATEDGKFGAIVVLNCETDFVAKNESFVAFAEKILAKALEAKPESLEALKALEVDGSTIEALVTEQTGVTGEKLDLSYYKCLADEAVVPYIHPGNKLSTLVAFNKAVDLQVGKDIAMQVAAMAPVAIDEASIPQAEIDKELEFAKEKYRKEGKPEAMLDKIAMGSLNKWYKDVTLINQAFVKDGKVSVKDYLKGADAELKVTAFDRYTLNA, from the coding sequence ATGTCTTTTACAACCGCAGACGTAGTAAAATTACGTAAAGTATCTGGCGCAGGGATGATGGATTGCAAAAATGCCCTGAAAGACGCCGAAGGTGACTTTGACAAGGCACTGGAAATCATCCGCGAAAAAGGTAAATTAATTGCTAACAAACGTGCAGACAGAGACGCTGCTGAAGGCGTAGCTATTGCAAAAGCAACTGAAGACGGTAAATTCGGAGCAATCGTTGTTCTGAATTGCGAAACTGACTTTGTTGCTAAAAACGAAAGTTTCGTTGCATTTGCTGAGAAAATTCTTGCAAAAGCATTAGAAGCTAAACCAGAAAGTTTAGAAGCATTAAAAGCACTTGAAGTTGATGGTTCAACTATTGAAGCATTGGTTACTGAACAAACCGGTGTAACAGGTGAAAAGCTTGACCTTTCATATTACAAATGTTTAGCCGACGAGGCTGTAGTTCCTTACATCCACCCTGGTAACAAATTGTCAACTTTGGTGGCTTTCAATAAAGCTGTTGATTTACAGGTAGGAAAAGATATCGCAATGCAGGTTGCAGCTATGGCTCCTGTTGCTATCGATGAAGCTTCAATTCCACAAGCTGAAATTGATAAGGAATTAGAGTTTGCAAAAGAAAAATACCGCAAAGAAGGAAAACCTGAAGCAATGCTTGATAAAATTGCAATGGGTTCTTTGAATAAGTGGTACAAAGATGTAACACTTATTAATCAGGCTTTTGTTAAAGACGGAAAAGTATCTGTAAAAGATTACCTGAAAGGTGCTGATGCAGAATTGAAAGTTACGGCTTTCGACCGCTATACTTTGAATGCTTAA
- a CDS encoding T9SS type A sorting domain-containing protein, which yields MKKFYANSKTLLLLAAMLMSFAASSQESLEIDGGDLTLNPDTMYAVSAVYTDSTGNPVNDAKIKWNTEPGYLGKVDKDGFLITNHSGEGYLIAKYKELRDSVALKVNGAVKDDDDDEDEENEMEDEYPKIKIVPDHIKVEVSDSVELRAFYIDSAGVKVDTSFVWAVEPTEIGEFPDSAVNMFYSTDTTGHGIIIAMLGDLADTAKVTVYESKAKKQKKEKQERVENNRGKQLIIEPGDMVVYSGHEPILYEADYKTNGQKHQSADFLWSVSDTTVASISEDGLLTLSGETGMTLVHAEYSNFKASVELLVVDSTVDMEINTISIRRVLPDGQELKAKTFKEGESYKIGGLPYPLNMLNAGMLHFPFGCIDEDIEIFMFIPEEYAEVSDSSTEVTFTDDVITGVKFSVMPVGSDTIVEPYDFNVPVNLSLVFKHDLLDSLGVTPEELDVFFAENTGFEKIDEHVAVDTVRNKIYANIVHFSTIVVKQGNVTTSVETIAPMPEADLIVYPNPFNSSATIQFMISDPAEIQVEIYNMFGQKVQLFTNRQYNEGIHRITWKGDDSNGSPASSGIYLCRFIKDGKVDQVKKMVLKR from the coding sequence ATGAAGAAATTTTACGCAAACTCAAAAACATTGCTGTTACTAGCTGCTATGCTCATGTCTTTTGCTGCATCGAGCCAGGAATCACTTGAGATAGATGGCGGGGACCTAACACTAAATCCAGACACCATGTATGCAGTTTCGGCTGTTTACACAGACAGCACCGGTAATCCGGTTAACGATGCAAAAATAAAATGGAATACAGAACCCGGATATCTTGGCAAGGTTGACAAGGACGGTTTTCTAATTACCAATCACTCCGGAGAAGGTTACCTGATTGCCAAATACAAAGAGCTACGCGATTCGGTAGCACTAAAAGTAAACGGTGCTGTAAAGGACGACGATGATGACGAAGACGAAGAGAATGAAATGGAGGACGAATACCCGAAAATTAAAATCGTTCCGGATCACATAAAAGTGGAAGTCAGCGATTCGGTAGAACTTCGTGCCTTCTACATCGATTCTGCCGGAGTAAAGGTTGACACATCGTTTGTGTGGGCAGTGGAGCCGACAGAAATTGGTGAGTTCCCCGACTCTGCGGTAAATATGTTTTATTCAACCGACACGACTGGTCATGGAATAATAATTGCAATGCTTGGCGATTTGGCAGACACCGCAAAGGTTACGGTTTATGAAAGCAAGGCCAAAAAACAGAAAAAAGAAAAGCAAGAACGCGTTGAGAATAACCGGGGCAAACAGCTTATTATTGAGCCAGGCGACATGGTAGTTTATAGCGGGCATGAGCCAATTTTATATGAAGCAGATTATAAAACTAACGGTCAAAAACACCAAAGTGCAGACTTTCTGTGGAGTGTTTCGGATACCACTGTTGCTTCAATTTCGGAAGATGGCTTACTAACGCTCAGTGGAGAAACCGGGATGACACTTGTACATGCCGAGTACAGTAATTTTAAAGCATCAGTAGAGTTATTAGTTGTTGACTCAACGGTAGATATGGAAATAAATACCATTTCAATTCGAAGGGTGCTGCCCGATGGCCAGGAATTAAAAGCGAAAACTTTTAAAGAAGGCGAAAGCTATAAAATTGGAGGCTTACCTTATCCGTTAAATATGCTGAATGCCGGGATGCTTCATTTCCCATTTGGATGTATCGATGAGGATATCGAGATATTCATGTTTATACCTGAAGAATATGCAGAAGTTAGCGATAGTAGTACCGAAGTTACTTTTACCGATGACGTGATAACCGGTGTAAAATTCAGTGTTATGCCGGTTGGCTCGGATACAATTGTTGAGCCCTACGATTTTAATGTTCCGGTTAATTTAAGCCTGGTATTTAAACATGATTTACTCGACTCGTTAGGAGTTACTCCGGAAGAGCTGGATGTGTTCTTTGCTGAAAATACCGGTTTTGAAAAAATTGACGAGCATGTTGCCGTTGACACAGTTCGGAATAAAATTTATGCCAACATTGTTCACTTCAGCACCATTGTTGTGAAACAAGGTAACGTTACTACATCGGTTGAAACTATTGCACCAATGCCTGAAGCAGATTTAATTGTCTACCCTAACCCATTTAACTCATCGGCTACTATTCAGTTTATGATTAGCGATCCCGCCGAGATTCAAGTGGAAATTTACAACATGTTTGGACAAAAAGTTCAACTTTTTACTAACCGTCAATACAATGAAGGCATTCATCGTATTACATGGAAAGGAGACGATTCGAATGGATCACCAGCCTCTTCAGGAATTTACTTATGCCGTTTTATAAAAGACGGAAAAGTAGATCAGGTTAAGAAAATGGTTTTGAAAAGATAA